A single Arcobacter sp. FWKO B DNA region contains:
- the pstA gene encoding phosphate ABC transporter permease PstA produces MEKNNNYFHIPQIKKRNQKAKRFQILATSAIVVAMSFLAFFLFDIISKGYPAFKQSYVKIEISIDEETASNPYGLLDREMTQIVSRAWLRTLPQDIEKNPHWIGTTQTFWALTGAEVDQYIKGKPNRVRDNVKAKVDHLLEKGEIESRFNIIFFFTGDSKIPENAGFYSAMIGSVLTMLVTMALAVPIGIMTAIYLEEFAPDNKFTQFIEVNINNLAAIPSILFGLLGLAIFINFFGLPRSSALVGGMTLALMSLPIIIVSSKAALKAVPESIRQAGYGLGLTKWQITRDHVLPIAMPGMLTGSIIALAQAIGETAPLIIVGMIAFVPDAPSSIMSAATVMPAQIYTWSGMPELAYIEKTAAAIIVLLTVLLSLNTIAIILRKKFTKRF; encoded by the coding sequence ATGGAAAAAAACAATAACTATTTTCATATACCACAAATAAAAAAAAGAAACCAAAAGGCAAAAAGATTTCAAATACTTGCAACTTCAGCTATTGTTGTAGCTATGTCGTTTTTGGCATTTTTCTTATTTGATATTATCTCTAAAGGGTATCCAGCTTTTAAACAATCTTATGTGAAGATTGAGATTAGTATAGATGAAGAAACAGCATCAAATCCATATGGATTGCTTGATCGTGAAATGACACAAATAGTGAGTCGTGCATGGCTTAGGACTCTTCCACAAGATATAGAAAAAAATCCTCACTGGATAGGTACAACTCAGACTTTTTGGGCATTGACTGGTGCGGAGGTTGATCAGTATATAAAAGGTAAGCCAAATAGAGTAAGAGATAATGTAAAAGCAAAAGTAGATCACCTATTAGAAAAAGGGGAAATTGAATCAAGATTTAATATCATATTCTTTTTTACAGGAGATTCTAAAATACCAGAAAATGCAGGATTTTATTCAGCAATGATAGGTTCAGTTCTAACTATGCTCGTAACTATGGCATTAGCAGTTCCTATAGGAATAATGACTGCTATTTATCTTGAGGAGTTTGCTCCTGATAATAAGTTTACACAGTTTATTGAAGTAAATATAAACAACCTTGCAGCAATCCCATCTATTCTTTTTGGTTTGCTAGGACTTGCTATATTTATCAACTTCTTTGGACTTCCAAGGAGTTCTGCTCTTGTTGGGGGGATGACACTAGCATTGATGTCTTTGCCTATTATTATAGTAAGCTCAAAGGCAGCTTTAAAAGCAGTCCCAGAGAGTATTAGACAAGCTGGATATGGGCTAGGACTTACAAAATGGCAAATAACAAGAGACCATGTTCTGCCAATAGCAATGCCAGGGATGCTAACAGGTTCTATCATAGCCCTTGCTCAAGCAATAGGTGAGACCGCACCACTTATTATAGTTGGTATGATTGCCTTTGTTCCTGATGCTCCATCAAGTATTATGAGTGCAGCAACAGTTATGCCAGCACAGATTTATACATGGTCAGGTATGCCAGAACTTGCATATATAGAAAAAACAGCAGCAGCTATTATAGTGCTTCTAACGGTATTATTATCACTTAATACAATAGCTATTATTTTAAGAAAAAAATTCACAAAAAGATTTTAA
- the pstB gene encoding phosphate ABC transporter ATP-binding protein PstB gives METKAKIISRDLKLWYGKNQALNGINLDIYENKITAFIGPSGCGKSTYLRCLNRMNDLIPIARIEGKIEIDGHDIYDPEIDVVAVRKRIGMVFQQPNPFPKSIYENVSYAPLMHDIVKKGTDCDELVETSLRSAGLWEEVKDKLKSPGTAISGGQQQRLCIARAIAVQPDVILMDEPTSALDPISTQTIENLMVELKEKYTIVVVTHNMQQAARVADYTAFFHLGDLIEFNETEKIFVNPANKKTEDYITGRFG, from the coding sequence ATGGAAACAAAAGCAAAAATAATATCAAGAGATTTAAAACTATGGTATGGAAAGAATCAAGCGTTAAATGGGATAAACTTAGATATTTATGAAAATAAAATTACAGCGTTTATTGGACCATCTGGATGTGGAAAATCAACATATCTAAGATGTTTAAACAGAATGAATGACCTTATTCCAATAGCAAGAATTGAAGGTAAGATAGAAATAGATGGGCATGATATTTATGACCCAGAAATAGATGTGGTAGCTGTTAGAAAAAGAATAGGGATGGTATTTCAACAACCAAATCCATTCCCAAAATCTATCTATGAAAATGTATCTTACGCACCTTTGATGCATGATATTGTAAAAAAAGGGACTGATTGTGATGAACTAGTAGAAACTTCACTTAGAAGTGCAGGACTTTGGGAAGAAGTAAAAGACAAACTAAAAAGCCCTGGAACTGCAATAAGTGGTGGACAACAGCAAAGACTTTGTATAGCAAGAGCAATTGCCGTTCAACCTGATGTTATACTTATGGATGAGCCTACAAGTGCATTAGACCCTATTAGTACACAAACGATAGAAAACCTAATGGTAGAACTTAAAGAAAAGTACACAATAGTTGTCGTTACTCACAATATGCAACAAGCTGCTAGGGTGGCTGATTATACAGCATTTTTCCACTTAGGAGATTTGATAGAGTTTAACGAAACGGAAAAAATATTTGTAAATCCTGCAAATAAAAAAACAGAAGATTATATTACGGGAAGATTTGGTTAA
- a CDS encoding phosphate signaling complex PhoU family protein, with the protein MLKKEEEKLNQIKNAVVELNILALETTKDVIGCLNGNNIECLKDIKISAKKAHSKSVEIDNMIVTAFALYHPEAKDLREMLSYLKITNEFARIIDNIRTFLKKFTANYTKDIEKDQILEYTTPMVKSCYESLLAINEMIALEDDYEAIEKLYQRISIEESKTDDLYAMIEKNILNAMNMNTELSLEYFNILSALRRIERFADRTLSIASILMFAKTGKELEQL; encoded by the coding sequence ATGTTAAAAAAAGAAGAAGAAAAATTAAATCAGATAAAGAATGCTGTAGTTGAGTTAAATATACTGGCATTAGAAACTACAAAAGATGTAATAGGATGCTTAAATGGCAATAATATAGAGTGCTTAAAAGATATAAAAATATCAGCAAAAAAAGCTCATTCAAAGAGTGTTGAGATAGATAATATGATAGTTACAGCTTTTGCATTGTATCATCCTGAAGCAAAAGATTTAAGAGAGATGCTTTCATATCTTAAAATAACAAATGAATTTGCAAGAATTATTGACAATATAAGAACTTTTCTAAAAAAATTTACTGCAAATTATACAAAAGATATTGAAAAAGATCAAATTTTAGAATATACTACACCTATGGTAAAGTCATGCTATGAGTCACTATTGGCTATCAATGAAATGATTGCTTTAGAAGATGATTATGAAGCTATAGAGAAATTGTATCAAAGAATTTCTATAGAAGAATCAAAAACAGATGATTTATATGCAATGATAGAAAAAAATATTTTAAATGCGATGAATATGAATACAGAGCTATCTTTAGAATATTTCAATATTTTAAGTGCTTTAAGAAGAATAGAGAGATTTGCAGATAGAACTTTAAGTATTGCATCGATTTTGATGTTTGCAAAAACAGGTAAAGAGTTGGAACAACTTTAA